The Paenibacillus macerans genome includes a window with the following:
- a CDS encoding AAA family ATPase, producing MRLEKLQVSGFGHLHGLDVELPGPVTVLYGPNEAGKSTLLGFVRAMLFGIPSRTFAAERFEPARGGVHGGALTIAAEDGSRWVIERYAQPPEGRSLPGTRGDRLRITRSDADGRLQEMTQEQMQRELLGGLSKAMFKQLFAVSLTELQEVGVLQSEELSRYLFHAGIGGGSAVLRGEKKLAQDMDKLYRPRGRNQEIAQLLQAVERLEREAEAAKALLPRYNEVLEQLEELAGELTASEAERAAVARETARLQKAAESRGDWLQREAIRAELAALPAAARFPEQGLARWQALQAEKDRLQLERSDWARRREALRAELAALQPRAPVLAREPLLRQLAGRLPAYEARRRELAELAGEAALVQARLAECLRSIHPAWRAEDLRAFAGTVGEREQVRRFSARFAAYDKEMELLQSERSKLERAAAGAETARANAAARLEDSAAAGRRQFAMLLPQERGEIRALWSELRGELDRWRDSAASRRAEVRAADAEALAETRLRALYRKLFAAACVLTVALPAVLWLAAESLWSAAFTGVLLLGLDVYLAIGAFRGKPAGEAGRRSAPASRRPAGRAGEAGEEMETRLEALLSRFVRHPLTAASAAGSGFAASLRTEAWDEEERQLRRLMEEWQLWDQRHDALEADAAAAQGHAAAVKDELQHVERELSRREGDFAKLAAEWERWLEERRLSTDLSPEAAMDVFHLAGQGREWLSRIDGLTDKISGLRAENERFERECLALQDDGGPGGQAADAPEAKRAADDPEAKRAANGGVYAGIPLSSAAAPGPEAGSDGANGRAAPETAGSGAGAAIKLLEDALAELERELERKAGYDRLAAKLAPLDEEGRRLEDRLQQVMQAEEHLLAEGEAEGGEEFLRIGAAAERREALEKELRQRELALFAGMDEDKRNDLERLLKGVDEAELKRRLEEARAAGEGAEVRWRKLQERRGRLLQEQESLEARCRQEDLAQQLAEQQAALEEYADKYAVMAVCRELISRVRRIYEVERQPAVLQAASRYFERMTGGTYRRIVMKIGSQELMAEHAEHGPIDSARLSRGTAEQLYLSMRLALSEAVAGGQGSLPLLLDDLFVNFDASRLEGALSVLRTVAKRQQIIMMTCHEHVVGRLKAELPTAHIVEM from the coding sequence ATGAGGCTGGAGAAATTGCAGGTGAGCGGGTTTGGCCATTTGCACGGCCTGGATGTGGAACTGCCGGGCCCGGTCACCGTTTTATACGGACCGAACGAAGCGGGAAAAAGCACGCTGCTCGGTTTCGTCCGCGCGATGCTGTTCGGCATCCCGTCGCGGACGTTTGCCGCCGAGCGGTTTGAGCCGGCGCGCGGCGGCGTGCACGGCGGCGCGCTGACGATTGCCGCGGAGGACGGCTCCCGCTGGGTCATCGAGCGTTATGCGCAGCCGCCGGAAGGCCGAAGCCTGCCGGGCACGCGCGGCGACCGGCTGCGGATTACGCGCAGCGATGCGGACGGCCGGCTGCAGGAGATGACGCAGGAACAGATGCAGCGCGAGCTGCTGGGCGGCTTGTCCAAAGCGATGTTCAAACAGTTGTTTGCCGTCTCGCTTACGGAGCTGCAGGAGGTGGGCGTTTTGCAGTCCGAGGAGCTGAGCCGCTATTTGTTCCACGCCGGGATCGGCGGGGGCTCAGCGGTGCTGCGCGGGGAGAAAAAGCTGGCCCAGGACATGGACAAGCTGTACCGCCCGCGCGGCCGCAATCAGGAGATCGCCCAGCTGCTGCAGGCGGTCGAGCGTCTGGAGCGCGAAGCGGAGGCGGCCAAAGCGCTGCTCCCGCGCTACAACGAGGTGCTCGAGCAGCTGGAGGAGCTGGCCGGGGAGTTGACGGCCAGCGAGGCGGAGCGCGCTGCGGTGGCGCGGGAAACCGCCCGCTTGCAAAAGGCGGCGGAGAGCCGCGGCGACTGGCTGCAGCGCGAAGCGATCCGCGCCGAGCTGGCCGCGCTGCCGGCAGCGGCGCGCTTCCCGGAGCAGGGGCTGGCGCGCTGGCAGGCGCTGCAGGCGGAGAAGGACCGCCTGCAGCTGGAGCGCAGCGACTGGGCCCGGCGGCGGGAAGCGCTGCGGGCGGAGCTGGCCGCACTGCAGCCGCGCGCGCCGGTGCTGGCGCGGGAGCCGCTGCTGCGGCAGCTGGCCGGCCGTCTGCCGGCCTATGAGGCGCGGCGGCGCGAGCTGGCCGAACTGGCGGGCGAAGCCGCCCTGGTCCAGGCCCGGCTGGCGGAGTGCCTGCGCAGCATCCATCCGGCATGGCGCGCCGAAGACCTGCGCGCCTTTGCCGGGACGGTCGGCGAACGGGAACAGGTTCGCCGGTTCAGCGCGCGCTTTGCCGCCTACGATAAGGAGATGGAGCTGCTGCAAAGCGAGCGCTCCAAGCTGGAGCGGGCGGCGGCGGGCGCGGAGACGGCGCGCGCGAACGCGGCGGCGCGGCTCGAGGACAGCGCGGCGGCGGGACGCCGGCAGTTTGCGATGCTCCTCCCGCAGGAGCGCGGCGAAATCCGCGCTTTGTGGAGCGAGCTTCGCGGCGAGCTCGACCGCTGGCGGGATAGCGCGGCCTCCCGGCGCGCCGAAGTCCGGGCGGCCGACGCGGAAGCGCTGGCCGAAACGCGGCTGCGCGCGCTTTACCGCAAGCTGTTTGCCGCCGCCTGCGTGCTGACGGTCGCGCTTCCCGCCGTGTTGTGGCTGGCCGCGGAATCGCTCTGGAGCGCTGCCTTCACGGGCGTGCTGCTGCTGGGGCTTGACGTTTACCTCGCCATCGGCGCTTTCCGCGGCAAGCCGGCGGGGGAGGCCGGGCGGCGCTCCGCGCCGGCGTCTCGCCGGCCTGCCGGAAGAGCCGGGGAAGCCGGCGAGGAGATGGAGACGCGCCTTGAGGCGCTGCTGTCCCGGTTCGTCCGGCATCCGCTAACGGCGGCCTCCGCGGCGGGAAGCGGCTTCGCGGCTTCGCTTCGCACGGAAGCCTGGGACGAGGAGGAGCGGCAGCTGCGCCGGCTGATGGAAGAATGGCAGCTGTGGGATCAGCGCCATGACGCGCTCGAAGCGGATGCCGCGGCCGCGCAGGGCCACGCTGCCGCCGTCAAGGATGAGCTGCAGCACGTGGAGCGGGAGCTGTCCCGGCGGGAAGGAGATTTTGCCAAGCTCGCCGCCGAATGGGAGCGCTGGCTGGAGGAGCGGCGGCTTTCCACCGACCTGTCGCCGGAGGCGGCGATGGACGTGTTCCATTTGGCCGGGCAGGGACGGGAATGGCTGAGCCGGATCGACGGGCTGACGGACAAGATCTCCGGGCTGCGGGCGGAAAACGAGCGGTTTGAGCGGGAATGCCTGGCTTTGCAAGACGACGGCGGGCCCGGCGGGCAAGCGGCGGACGCTCCAGAAGCGAAACGTGCTGCGGACGATCCGGAAGCGAAACGGGCGGCGAACGGCGGCGTTTACGCCGGAATTCCGCTGTCTTCCGCTGCGGCGCCCGGTCCGGAAGCCGGCTCGGACGGCGCTAACGGGAGAGCGGCACCAGAAACGGCGGGCTCCGGGGCCGGCGCGGCGATAAAGCTGTTGGAGGATGCCCTGGCGGAGCTTGAACGCGAGCTGGAGCGAAAAGCCGGGTACGACCGGCTGGCCGCCAAGCTGGCGCCGCTGGACGAGGAAGGGCGGCGCTTGGAGGATCGGCTGCAGCAGGTGATGCAGGCGGAGGAGCATCTGCTCGCGGAAGGAGAAGCCGAGGGCGGGGAAGAATTTCTCCGCATCGGGGCCGCAGCCGAGCGGCGGGAAGCGCTGGAAAAGGAACTGCGGCAGCGCGAGCTGGCGCTGTTTGCCGGTATGGATGAGGACAAGCGAAACGATCTGGAGCGGCTGCTGAAGGGCGTGGACGAAGCGGAATTAAAGCGGCGGCTCGAAGAAGCGCGGGCGGCAGGCGAAGGCGCGGAAGTCCGCTGGCGCAAGCTGCAGGAACGGCGCGGCCGTTTGCTGCAGGAACAGGAAAGTCTGGAGGCGCGCTGCCGGCAGGAGGATTTGGCGCAGCAGCTGGCGGAACAGCAGGCGGCGCTGGAGGAATACGCCGATAAATATGCGGTGATGGCCGTATGCCGCGAGTTGATTTCCCGCGTGCGGCGGATCTATGAGGTAGAGCGCCAGCCGGCCGTGCTGCAGGCGGCATCGCGGTATTTTGAGCGGATGACGGGCGGAACGTACCGGCGGATTGTGATGAAAATAGGCAGCCAGGAGCTGATGGCCGAGCATGCGGAACATGGTCCGATCGACAGCGCCCGTTTAAGCCGGGGGACGGCGGAACAGCTGTACTTGTCGATGCGGCTGGCTTTATCCGAAGCGGTCGCGGGAGGACAAGGGAGTTTGCCGCTGCTGCTCGACGATCTGTTCGTAAATTTCGATGCCTCCCGTCTCGAAGGAGCGCTGTCGGTGCTGCGGACGGTCGCTAAGCGCCAGCAGATCATCATGATGACCTGCCACGAACACGTCGTGGGCCGGCTCAAAGCGGAGCTGCCGACGGCGCATATCGTTGAAATGTAA
- a CDS encoding metallophosphoesterase family protein: MKSFRFLHAADLHLDTPFSGMSGVPDRLRIFLRDSTFAAFERLIRLAIAEAVDFIVLAGDIYDAADSSLRAQLRLREGWDKLGRHGIPVYLIRGNHDPLGSRRLRLELPPHVTEFGGQAESRVAVRRSDGAPVAVVSGISYITPSVTENLALRFRRDEAEANSSQLYRIALLHANVDGQEGHDAYAPCSLRELKESGYDYWALGHIHKRQILSENPWVVYPGNIQGRSLKETGPKGCYIVDVHENGQASLAFHRLDQVLWREIAVPIDGLTSEEAWKDRVEEALEAVREAEAARISVVRLTFTGRGPLHTLLQSGQEAAELLQELRRRESRLLEEGGLGIAQENAPFAAADGSAEVGSGGTADDATGSAPGKTLNDAARNHGMTATDAAGDLAARAPLSGVVWPAGFKVETSLEMDRLGLLEEDSFLGELLRLGERAEREPGLLQDLTGSALAPLAENRTLRRLLKELAPEERLGLLRRAEELAWALLAEDETAGGRGAS; this comes from the coding sequence ATGAAATCATTTCGTTTTCTCCACGCCGCCGATCTGCATCTGGACACCCCGTTTTCCGGGATGTCCGGCGTGCCGGATCGGCTGCGTATCTTTTTGCGGGACTCGACCTTCGCCGCCTTCGAACGCCTGATCCGACTGGCGATTGCGGAAGCGGTCGATTTCATCGTCCTTGCCGGCGACATTTACGATGCCGCCGATTCGTCGCTGCGCGCGCAGCTGCGGCTGCGGGAAGGCTGGGACAAGCTGGGGCGGCACGGCATCCCGGTTTATCTCATCCGCGGCAATCACGACCCGCTCGGCAGCCGGCGCTTGCGCCTCGAACTGCCGCCGCATGTGACGGAGTTCGGCGGTCAGGCGGAAAGCCGGGTGGCTGTTCGGCGGAGCGACGGAGCGCCGGTTGCGGTCGTCAGCGGCATCTCCTACATAACGCCGTCGGTGACGGAAAATCTGGCGCTGCGGTTTCGCCGCGATGAGGCTGAGGCGAACTCCTCGCAGCTGTACCGCATCGCGCTGCTGCACGCGAATGTGGACGGCCAGGAGGGCCATGACGCTTACGCTCCATGTTCGCTGCGCGAGTTGAAGGAATCGGGCTACGACTATTGGGCGCTCGGGCATATTCACAAACGCCAGATCCTTAGCGAAAATCCTTGGGTTGTTTATCCCGGCAACATCCAGGGGCGCAGCTTGAAGGAAACCGGCCCCAAAGGATGTTATATCGTCGATGTGCATGAGAACGGGCAGGCAAGCTTGGCGTTCCACCGGCTGGATCAGGTGCTGTGGCGGGAAATTGCGGTGCCGATCGACGGTTTGACGAGCGAGGAAGCGTGGAAGGACCGGGTGGAGGAAGCGCTGGAGGCGGTACGGGAAGCTGAAGCCGCGCGGATCAGCGTCGTGCGGCTGACCTTTACCGGGCGCGGCCCGCTCCATACGCTGCTGCAGTCCGGGCAGGAGGCCGCGGAGCTGCTGCAGGAGCTGCGGCGCCGGGAAAGCCGGCTGCTTGAGGAAGGCGGCTTGGGCATTGCTCAAGAGAATGCGCCGTTTGCTGCAGCGGACGGTTCAGCGGAAGTTGGATCCGGCGGGACGGCAGACGATGCAACGGGGAGCGCTCCGGGCAAAACGTTAAACGATGCGGCAAGGAACCATGGCATGACGGCAACGGATGCGGCGGGCGATTTAGCGGCGCGGGCGCCCTTGAGCGGCGTCGTTTGGCCGGCCGGCTTTAAAGTGGAGACATCGCTGGAGATGGACCGCTTGGGGCTGCTCGAAGAGGACAGCTTCCTCGGCGAGCTGCTGCGGCTTGGCGAACGGGCCGAGCGGGAGCCGGGGCTGCTTCAGGACCTTACCGGCAGCGCGCTGGCGCCGCTGGCGGAGAACCGGACGCTAAGACGGCTATTGAAGGAACTGGCGCCCGAAGAGCGGCTCGGCTTGCTGCGGCGGGCGGAGGAGCTCGCTTGGGCGCTGCTGGCGGAAGATGAAACGGCTGGCGGGAGGGGAGCATCATGA
- a CDS encoding glycosyltransferase family 4 protein, translating into MRLLQALFFPPEQPGGVSSMIPHLQDRFNLPHWEMELFSLPKRIRSKGTDPVQFATFDWKEFGDSPIVQKYVQTYRDYLWWTKLRIKQPYDLVHAHHPIAGLAMKEVFPGTPVIQSVHSSYERELILNGRIRADGPEHRFLTSLYRELEHRTDRLLTVSRSFAKYLASYVEKPEAIGVIPNGFDEKRFKPVPHENEVAQLVTVCRLVPAKGLDVLLNACAELKKRGHNYVLHIIGDGPIRQELEQLAQRLGIYNETIFYGYTLHPEEFMPFFDIFVLPSRAEAFGSVFAEAALCSLALVGTAVGGIAEQIENGTNGLLVPPEDAPALAEALEKVIVDPDYRYQLARSGSEKAKAHYSLNRVVHELKKLYLQFK; encoded by the coding sequence ATGAGACTGTTGCAGGCTTTATTTTTTCCCCCGGAACAGCCGGGGGGCGTATCGTCGATGATCCCGCATCTGCAAGACCGGTTTAATCTTCCCCACTGGGAAATGGAATTATTTTCGCTGCCGAAACGCATCCGCTCCAAAGGGACCGATCCCGTACAATTTGCCACCTTTGATTGGAAGGAGTTCGGGGACAGTCCGATCGTGCAAAAATATGTGCAAACGTATCGCGATTACTTATGGTGGACCAAGCTGCGGATTAAACAGCCGTACGATTTGGTCCATGCCCATCACCCGATCGCCGGGCTGGCCATGAAGGAGGTTTTCCCGGGTACCCCCGTGATCCAGAGCGTCCACTCAAGCTACGAGCGCGAGCTGATCTTAAACGGGCGGATTCGTGCGGACGGGCCGGAGCACCGCTTCCTCACCTCGCTGTATAGGGAGCTTGAGCACCGGACGGATCGGCTGCTAACGGTGTCCCGGTCGTTTGCCAAGTACCTGGCTTCCTATGTGGAGAAGCCCGAGGCGATCGGCGTCATCCCGAACGGTTTTGACGAGAAACGGTTTAAGCCGGTGCCGCACGAAAATGAAGTGGCTCAGTTGGTGACGGTCTGCCGCCTCGTTCCGGCCAAAGGGCTGGACGTCTTGCTGAACGCGTGCGCCGAGCTCAAGAAGCGGGGGCACAATTATGTACTGCATATTATCGGCGACGGTCCGATCCGCCAGGAGCTGGAGCAGCTCGCCCAGCGGCTGGGCATTTACAATGAAACGATTTTTTACGGGTACACGCTGCATCCGGAGGAGTTTATGCCGTTTTTCGATATCTTCGTCCTGCCTTCGCGGGCCGAGGCGTTTGGCTCCGTGTTTGCCGAAGCCGCCCTTTGCAGCCTGGCGCTCGTCGGCACGGCGGTCGGCGGGATCGCCGAGCAGATCGAAAACGGAACGAACGGCCTGCTCGTGCCGCCGGAGGACGCTCCGGCACTGGCCGAGGCGCTGGAGAAAGTGATCGTCGATCCGGACTACCGCTATCAGTTGGCGCGCAGCGGTTCGGAGAAGGCCAAAGCGCACTATTCGCTGAACCGGGTTGTGCATGAGCTGAAAAAACTGTACCTGCAATTCAAATAA
- a CDS encoding RsmB/NOP family class I SAM-dependent RNA methyltransferase, whose protein sequence is MSMPTLPAAFRESVLAMLGRDEGARFLASYARPRAYGLRLNTLKVGLHGTAAARLAELFALRPVPWCGTGFYYEERTRPGKHPYHAAGLYYIQEPSAMSAVELLDPQPGETVLDLAAAPGGKTTQIAAIMAGQGLLVSNEIHPQRARILAENVERLGIRNAVVTQAAPRELSARFPLAFDRIMLDAPCSGEGMFRKDPEAVAEWSPEAVEQCAARQWDILQDAVAMLRPGGRLAYSTCTFNRRENEETVRRLLEAYPFLRLIAEKRVWPHREEGEGHYVALLERDGEADGGGRSGILAAGAHRHGGTLPAGVQSVVPGGGGPALRRGADAHPGGTAAKGGRGERPSRGRRDLRAGHAGRETAAAWDAFRAWAADELPASDAFAPGSGTPLLFGEALYLLPASSSLPLSPDHLAGLKVPRAGLHLGDVRKGRFQPAHALAMALGAPEAARVWTLGEDSPSAAAYLRGETLEVPADLRGWHLVTIACGGASFPLGWGKASGGQLKNHLPKGLRQHC, encoded by the coding sequence ATGAGTATGCCTACCCTGCCCGCCGCGTTTCGCGAGTCGGTGCTGGCGATGCTCGGCCGGGACGAAGGAGCACGGTTCCTCGCCAGCTATGCCCGCCCCCGCGCATACGGGCTGCGGCTGAATACGCTGAAAGTCGGGCTGCACGGCACGGCGGCGGCGCGGCTTGCGGAGCTGTTCGCGCTGCGCCCCGTTCCTTGGTGCGGTACGGGCTTTTATTACGAGGAGCGCACCCGGCCGGGAAAACATCCCTATCATGCCGCCGGACTATACTATATTCAGGAGCCTTCGGCGATGTCGGCCGTGGAGCTGCTCGATCCCCAGCCGGGCGAAACGGTACTGGATCTGGCCGCGGCTCCCGGCGGCAAAACGACGCAAATCGCCGCCATAATGGCCGGACAAGGCCTGCTCGTCAGCAACGAAATCCATCCGCAGCGCGCCCGCATTTTGGCGGAAAATGTGGAGCGGCTTGGCATCCGGAACGCCGTGGTGACGCAGGCCGCACCCCGGGAGCTGTCCGCGCGCTTCCCGCTGGCCTTCGACCGGATCATGCTGGACGCCCCCTGCTCGGGCGAAGGCATGTTCCGCAAGGACCCGGAGGCCGTGGCCGAATGGTCCCCGGAGGCGGTGGAGCAGTGCGCGGCGCGGCAGTGGGATATTTTGCAGGACGCGGTGGCGATGCTCAGACCCGGCGGGCGGCTCGCTTATTCGACCTGCACGTTTAACCGCCGCGAAAACGAAGAGACGGTCCGCCGCTTGCTGGAGGCGTACCCGTTCCTGCGGCTGATCGCCGAGAAGCGGGTTTGGCCGCACCGCGAGGAAGGCGAGGGCCACTACGTCGCCCTGCTCGAGCGGGACGGCGAAGCGGACGGCGGGGGGCGCAGCGGCATCCTCGCCGCAGGCGCGCACAGACACGGCGGCACCCTCCCCGCAGGCGTGCAAAGCGTCGTCCCGGGCGGCGGGGGGCCCGCCCTCCGGCGCGGCGCGGACGCTCACCCGGGCGGCACCGCCGCCAAAGGCGGGCGCGGGGAGCGCCCCAGCCGCGGCCGCCGCGACTTGCGTGCCGGCCACGCCGGCCGGGAGACCGCCGCAGCCTGGGACGCCTTCCGCGCCTGGGCGGCGGACGAGCTGCCCGCCTCAGACGCCTTCGCGCCCGGGAGCGGCACGCCGCTCCTGTTCGGCGAAGCGCTGTACCTGCTGCCTGCCAGCAGCAGCCTGCCGCTGTCGCCGGACCACCTGGCCGGCCTGAAGGTCCCGCGCGCCGGGCTGCACCTCGGCGACGTCCGCAAAGGCCGGTTCCAGCCCGCCCACGCGCTCGCGATGGCGCTCGGCGCGCCCGAAGCCGCACGGGTCTGGACGCTCGGCGAAGACTCGCCTTCCGCGGCCGCATACCTGCGCGGCGAAACGCTGGAGGTGCCCGCCGATCTGCGCGGCTGGCACCTCGTCACCATCGCCTGCGGCGGGGCCAGCTTCCCGCTCGGCTGGGGCAAAGCCAGCGGCGGCCAGCTCAAAAACCACCTGCCCAAAGGCTTGCGGCAGCACTGTTAA
- a CDS encoding metalloregulator ArsR/SmtB family transcription factor has product MQLDRLVHFHKAVGDVTRIRIIALLQSGPLHGQALAGKLGVTPPTITHHITKLREADLIYERRDKNTIYFYLNEKSLTQQAQAILNVGKTQPLAADGKQDEAQRKASVESSFFNKDGTLKHLPAQRKKKLIVLERLVKGLEPRRKYTEKEINEYIRKFHEDFATIRREFIMNHYMYRENGIYELNPPEMWGKS; this is encoded by the coding sequence ATGCAGCTTGACCGCCTCGTTCATTTCCACAAAGCCGTCGGGGACGTCACCCGCATCCGGATCATCGCGCTGCTTCAAAGCGGGCCGCTTCATGGCCAGGCCCTTGCCGGAAAATTGGGCGTCACGCCGCCGACCATTACCCATCACATCACCAAGCTCCGGGAAGCCGATTTGATTTATGAGCGCCGGGACAAAAATACGATTTATTTTTATCTGAACGAAAAAAGCTTAACCCAGCAGGCCCAGGCCATTCTGAATGTCGGCAAAACGCAGCCCCTGGCAGCGGACGGCAAACAAGATGAAGCGCAGCGAAAAGCGTCCGTCGAAAGCAGCTTTTTCAACAAGGACGGCACGTTAAAGCATCTGCCTGCCCAGCGCAAGAAAAAACTGATCGTGCTCGAACGCCTTGTCAAAGGTTTGGAGCCGCGCCGGAAATATACGGAGAAGGAGATCAACGAGTACATCCGGAAATTTCACGAGGATTTTGCGACCATCCGCCGCGAGTTTATCATGAACCACTATATGTACCGGGAAAACGGAATCTACGAGCTGAACCCTCCGGAAATGTGGGGCAAAAGCTAG
- a CDS encoding MFS transporter produces the protein MKHKHTLREEKQYARLFAAGIVNGIGDRFSQVAVLGLLLSLTGSGLAVGITFAVRLVPYLLFGPLGGMLADRFSKKSLLIFTDVARFFFALTPLLVRQADDVWIIYVSSFVLSAGEALYAPTRMSVIPRLVRRENLLAVNSLEQALVGYVLIAGSVTGGFVSALSGGQASFMLNALTFLASALLLSGLDLPRERGQAAEARGSVASSGLSDGAFTEAAPEISRPLPEPQSKPPGALRLLLSHSLYLRLMIIVFAIWPIGDGMINILISVYASEVFHMGEIGIGLLYGALGIGLVAGSKITGKIGRRMETVAIFALLLEGAIHMLISQSAVFVLALILMIGSAMVSSIGNACNETVLMKTVPAGWQGRFFGTLAALQNAIMGVSMLTAGFLLDLVAPRFLGLAAGILFTLLGAVAGIAWAMSQSRQARTNIESESL, from the coding sequence ATGAAGCACAAGCATACGCTGCGTGAAGAAAAACAGTATGCGCGCCTGTTCGCCGCCGGGATCGTGAACGGCATCGGAGACCGCTTCAGCCAGGTTGCCGTTCTCGGTCTATTGCTGTCGCTGACGGGATCGGGTTTGGCCGTCGGCATTACTTTTGCCGTTCGCCTGGTTCCCTATCTGCTGTTCGGGCCGCTGGGAGGGATGCTCGCCGACCGTTTTTCCAAAAAATCGCTCCTGATCTTTACGGATGTCGCCCGTTTTTTCTTTGCATTGACCCCGCTGCTGGTCCGGCAGGCGGACGATGTATGGATCATTTACGTCAGCTCGTTTGTGCTATCGGCCGGCGAGGCGCTGTATGCTCCAACCCGGATGTCCGTGATTCCCCGTTTGGTCCGCAGGGAAAATCTCCTGGCCGTCAACAGCTTGGAGCAGGCGCTGGTCGGTTACGTGCTGATCGCCGGCTCCGTGACCGGTGGGTTCGTTTCCGCCCTGAGCGGCGGTCAGGCGTCGTTCATGCTGAACGCCCTGACTTTTCTCGCGTCGGCTTTGCTTTTGTCCGGACTGGATCTCCCCCGGGAACGTGGACAAGCTGCGGAAGCACGCGGCTCGGTTGCATCGTCGGGGCTTTCGGACGGGGCGTTTACAGAGGCAGCCCCAGAGATCTCGCGGCCCCTCCCCGAGCCCCAAAGCAAGCCTCCGGGAGCGCTTCGCCTGCTGTTGTCCCATTCGTTGTATTTGCGGCTGATGATCATCGTGTTTGCTATTTGGCCGATCGGCGACGGGATGATTAACATTCTGATTAGCGTTTACGCGTCGGAAGTGTTTCATATGGGAGAAATCGGCATCGGCCTGCTGTACGGCGCTTTGGGGATCGGTCTTGTGGCGGGCTCCAAAATCACCGGGAAAATCGGCCGGCGCATGGAAACGGTGGCGATATTCGCCCTGCTGCTGGAAGGTGCGATCCATATGCTGATCAGCCAAAGCGCTGTTTTTGTTCTCGCCCTGATCCTGATGATCGGTTCGGCCATGGTGTCCAGCATCGGCAACGCCTGCAACGAAACGGTTTTGATGAAGACGGTTCCCGCCGGCTGGCAAGGGCGCTTCTTCGGTACGCTGGCCGCGCTGCAAAATGCGATCATGGGGGTGTCGATGTTGACTGCCGGTTTTCTCCTCGACCTAGTGGCCCCCAGATTCCTTGGCCTGGCTGCCGGAATTTTATTTACGTTGTTGGGAGCCGTAGCAGGAATCGCCTGGGCCATGTCCCAATCCCGGCAGGCTCGTACGAACATAGAGTCCGAGTCACTTTAA
- a CDS encoding GNAT family N-acetyltransferase, which yields MPKFTIRKMERPYDFTEVAPLLNFIWSEPTTAELLKEEEDKIPPGKLHYNEEGKLMGWDRPKWVAENEDGLVIGYAHAWRAPWSDPGTLLQTVVVHPEKRGNGVGRALYDALLRWSVEVKASRLISHVRENDQEGVAFAERRGYIKERHTFESVLDPFAFDNDKLFESIKAVEQSGIRFVTLAEEPGEASERKLHELYKVTHLDIPGFSGDFPWFEEWKKWSIEQPGVRPEWIHIAKDGGRYVGVVTLQQNEQTLAMYHEYTGVLREYRGRRIALALKMLGIQTARACAVPYLKTHNDSMNGPMLHINRDLIGFRAEPGTYKMVCELQRELGLHF from the coding sequence TTGCCTAAATTTACGATTCGCAAAATGGAGCGGCCTTACGATTTTACGGAAGTTGCGCCGCTGCTGAATTTCATTTGGTCCGAGCCGACGACGGCCGAACTGCTCAAGGAAGAAGAGGACAAAATTCCTCCGGGAAAGCTGCATTACAACGAAGAAGGAAAGCTGATGGGTTGGGATCGCCCTAAATGGGTGGCTGAAAACGAAGACGGGCTTGTCATCGGTTACGCCCATGCGTGGAGGGCCCCCTGGTCGGACCCGGGGACTTTGCTCCAAACCGTTGTCGTGCATCCGGAAAAACGCGGTAACGGAGTTGGCCGGGCTTTGTACGATGCGCTTCTGCGGTGGTCCGTTGAAGTCAAGGCTTCCCGCCTGATCAGCCACGTCCGTGAGAACGATCAGGAAGGGGTAGCTTTTGCGGAACGGCGCGGCTACATCAAGGAACGGCATACTTTCGAATCCGTACTGGACCCGTTTGCGTTTGATAACGATAAGCTGTTCGAATCGATCAAGGCAGTGGAGCAATCGGGGATCCGGTTCGTTACGCTGGCGGAGGAGCCGGGAGAAGCAAGCGAGAGAAAGCTGCATGAGCTGTACAAAGTCACGCACCTGGACATTCCCGGATTCTCCGGCGACTTTCCCTGGTTCGAGGAATGGAAAAAGTGGAGCATCGAGCAGCCCGGGGTACGCCCGGAGTGGATTCATATCGCCAAGGACGGCGGCCGATACGTGGGCGTCGTTACGCTGCAGCAGAACGAACAGACGCTGGCGATGTATCATGAGTATACCGGCGTGCTTCGGGAATACCGCGGACGCCGGATTGCACTCGCCCTCAAGATGCTTGGCATCCAAACGGCACGCGCCTGCGCGGTTCCCTATTTAAAAACGCACAACGACTCCATGAACGGGCCGATGCTGCACATAAATCGCGATCTGATCGGTTTCCGGGCGGAGCCGGGAACTTACAAGATGGTGTGCGAGCTACAGCGAGAGCTTGGCCTGCATTTTTAA